From one Coffea eugenioides isolate CCC68of chromosome 11, Ceug_1.0, whole genome shotgun sequence genomic stretch:
- the LOC113752917 gene encoding uncharacterized protein LOC113752917 isoform X4, giving the protein MASKDLWAKIQDHGTALDEKKTRIRCNYCGKVVSGFSRLKYHLGGIRGNVVPCVQVPNNVMEVFRDELLEKNTGNVSREVGELCSPNLPSRRNSLPRPNSAEPYHPGRTKTSGMGSEKRRKIAAPSENHGSLSASGTNMTLGSQSAASNQCSSSREFQKLIGRFFYETGIDLDAARCPSFQKMMNAKFGSEHTAYPIPSSEDLRGWILQESVEEMQQYVREIKSSWMKTGCSILLDGWEELTGRKLLNVLVACPKGTIYIRSADISGFDEEGSCMLEFLDDVLKEVDVQNVVQIIANSKSSWMETVGKLVMGKYKTLFWTVCASHCLELMLEKMGTMNKVKETIDKAKTITRFVHSHATVLKLLRSHTSIKYLVRQSKFKLTEPFLTLENMVSEQEILQNMFLSSAWKASRWASSMEGKRVADLVADCSFWTGAELVVKATIPLVRVIDLITKNNNPQLGNIYEIMDQAKETIREELSDKESTYMPFWKAIDDIWNGRLHSPLHAAGYFLNPKLFYVNDFYTDSEITSGLLCCIVRLVEDPGCQDMISLQIEEYRAAKGNFGQGSSDLQSSLESWWFKYGSGYPQLQQLAIRILSQTCTGGTKYNLKRSLAEKLLTTGRNPIEQERLAAMLTDHNLF; this is encoded by the exons ATGGCTTCAAAGGATCTTTGGGCTAAAATTCAAGACCATGGGACAGCTCTTGATGAGAAGAAGACGCGAATCAGGTGCAATTATTGTGGAAAGGTTGTCAGTGGGTTTAGTCGCCTTAAGTACCACTTAGGAGGAATCCGGGGTAATGTGGTTCCTTGTGTGCAAGTTCCTAACAATGTGATGGAAGTATTTCGAGATGAGTTACTTGAAAAGAATACAGGAAATGTCAGTAGGGAAGTTGGGGAACTTTGTTCCCCTAACCTCCCTTCAAGGAGAAACTCATTGCCTCGTCCAAATTCTGCAGAGCCTTATCATCCAGGGCGTACAAAAACTTCTGGCATGGGAAGTGAAAAACGGCGGAAGATTGCTGCACCATCTGAAAACCATGGATCTCTGTCAGCCTCTGGTACCAATATGACACTTGGTTCTCAATCAGCTGCGAGTAACCAATGTTCCTCTTCAAGGGAATTTCAGAAGCTGATAGGTAGATTCTTCTATGAAACAGGAATTGACTTGGATGCTGCAAGATGTCCTAGCTTTCAGAAAATGATGAATGCGAAGTTTGGTTCTGAACATACAGCATACCCGATTCCTAGCTCTGAGGATTTAAGAGGGTGGATCCTGCAGGAATCAGTGGAAGAGATGCAACAGTATGTGAGAGAGATTAAGAGTTCATGGATGAAGACAGGGTGTAGCATCTTGTTGGATGGGTGGGAAGAGTTGACAGGTCGGAAACTTCTGAATGTTCTAGTGGCCTGCCCAAAAGGTACAATTTACATTCGATCTGCAGACATTTCTGGGTTTGATGAGGAGGGCAGTTGCATGCTGGAATTCCTGGATGATGTCCTCAAGGAAGTTGATGTTCAGAATGTAGTCCAAATCATTGCAAACTCCAAGTCATCCTGGATGGAGACTGTTGGCAAACTGGTGATGGGAAAATACAAGACACTTTTCTGGACAGTTTGTGCTTCTCATTGTCTAGAACTTATGTTGGAGAAAATGGGGACAATGAATAAGGTTAAAGAGACAATAGATAAGGCAAAAACTATCACAAGATTTGTGCATAGCCATGCAACTGTTCTGAAACTTCTGAGAAGTCACACTTCCATCAAGTACTTGGTtagacaatccaagttcaagTTGACAGAGCCTTTCTTAACTCTTGAGAATATGGTCTCTGAACAAGAGATCTTGCAGAACATGTTTCTTTCGTCTGCTTGGAAGGCCTCGAGATGGGCTTCCTCAATGGAAGGAAAAAGAGTGGCTGACTTGGTGGCTGATTGCTCGTTTTGGACTGGAgcagaattggttgttaaggCGACCATACCACTTGTGCGTGTTATAGACTTGATAACAAAGAATAATAACCCACAATTGGgtaatatatatgagataatGGATCAGGCCAAAGAAACAATCAGAGAGGAACTCAGTGACAAGGAATCTACATACATGCCATTTTGGAAGGCAATTGATGACATCTGGAATGGACGTTTACATAGCCCTCTCCATGCCGCAGGGTATTTCTTGAATCCGAAGTTATTTTATGTTAATGATTTCTATACAGATTCAGAAATTACCAGCGGCCTTCTGTGCTGTATTGTACGTTTGGTTGAAGATCCTGGTTGTCAAGATATGATAAGTTTGCAGATTGAAGAGTATCGTGCAGCAAAGGGTAATTTTGGTCAAGGAAGTTCCGATCTGCAGTCTTCTCTAG AAAGCTGGTGGTTCAAGTATGGAAGTGGATATCCTCAGTTGCAGCAACTTGCTATTCGAATCTTAAGCCAGACATGTACTGGTGGCACAAAATATAATCTGAAGAGGAGCTTGGCTGAGAAGTTACTCACTACAGGGAGGAACCCAATAGAGCAAGAGAGGCTGGCTGCAATG TTGACAGATCACAACCTGTTCTGA
- the LOC113752917 gene encoding uncharacterized protein LOC113752917 isoform X1 — translation MASKDLWAKIQDHGTALDEKKTRIRCNYCGKVVSGFSRLKYHLGGIRGNVVPCVQVPNNVMEVFRDELLEKNTGNVSREVGELCSPNLPSRRNSLPRPNSAEPYHPGRTKTSGMGSEKRRKIAAPSENHGSLSASGTNMTLGSQSAASNQCSSSREFQKLIGRFFYETGIDLDAARCPSFQKMMNAKFGSEHTAYPIPSSEDLRGWILQESVEEMQQYVREIKSSWMKTGCSILLDGWEELTGRKLLNVLVACPKGTIYIRSADISGFDEEGSCMLEFLDDVLKEVDVQNVVQIIANSKSSWMETVGKLVMGKYKTLFWTVCASHCLELMLEKMGTMNKVKETIDKAKTITRFVHSHATVLKLLRSHTSIKYLVRQSKFKLTEPFLTLENMVSEQEILQNMFLSSAWKASRWASSMEGKRVADLVADCSFWTGAELVVKATIPLVRVIDLITKNNNPQLGNIYEIMDQAKETIREELSDKESTYMPFWKAIDDIWNGRLHSPLHAAGYFLNPKLFYVNDFYTDSEITSGLLCCIVRLVEDPGCQDMISLQIEEYRAAKGNFGQGSSDLQSSLESWWFKYGSGYPQLQQLAIRILSQTCTGGTKYNLKRSLAEKLLTTGRNPIEQERLAAMVFVHYNLQLQNFNLGIANDLASEDIDPMDDWLVDRSQPVLTQRDQERDEFTWKELDCGYTINGRVEGNSGYSKFHPKKEPHSI, via the exons ATGGCTTCAAAGGATCTTTGGGCTAAAATTCAAGACCATGGGACAGCTCTTGATGAGAAGAAGACGCGAATCAGGTGCAATTATTGTGGAAAGGTTGTCAGTGGGTTTAGTCGCCTTAAGTACCACTTAGGAGGAATCCGGGGTAATGTGGTTCCTTGTGTGCAAGTTCCTAACAATGTGATGGAAGTATTTCGAGATGAGTTACTTGAAAAGAATACAGGAAATGTCAGTAGGGAAGTTGGGGAACTTTGTTCCCCTAACCTCCCTTCAAGGAGAAACTCATTGCCTCGTCCAAATTCTGCAGAGCCTTATCATCCAGGGCGTACAAAAACTTCTGGCATGGGAAGTGAAAAACGGCGGAAGATTGCTGCACCATCTGAAAACCATGGATCTCTGTCAGCCTCTGGTACCAATATGACACTTGGTTCTCAATCAGCTGCGAGTAACCAATGTTCCTCTTCAAGGGAATTTCAGAAGCTGATAGGTAGATTCTTCTATGAAACAGGAATTGACTTGGATGCTGCAAGATGTCCTAGCTTTCAGAAAATGATGAATGCGAAGTTTGGTTCTGAACATACAGCATACCCGATTCCTAGCTCTGAGGATTTAAGAGGGTGGATCCTGCAGGAATCAGTGGAAGAGATGCAACAGTATGTGAGAGAGATTAAGAGTTCATGGATGAAGACAGGGTGTAGCATCTTGTTGGATGGGTGGGAAGAGTTGACAGGTCGGAAACTTCTGAATGTTCTAGTGGCCTGCCCAAAAGGTACAATTTACATTCGATCTGCAGACATTTCTGGGTTTGATGAGGAGGGCAGTTGCATGCTGGAATTCCTGGATGATGTCCTCAAGGAAGTTGATGTTCAGAATGTAGTCCAAATCATTGCAAACTCCAAGTCATCCTGGATGGAGACTGTTGGCAAACTGGTGATGGGAAAATACAAGACACTTTTCTGGACAGTTTGTGCTTCTCATTGTCTAGAACTTATGTTGGAGAAAATGGGGACAATGAATAAGGTTAAAGAGACAATAGATAAGGCAAAAACTATCACAAGATTTGTGCATAGCCATGCAACTGTTCTGAAACTTCTGAGAAGTCACACTTCCATCAAGTACTTGGTtagacaatccaagttcaagTTGACAGAGCCTTTCTTAACTCTTGAGAATATGGTCTCTGAACAAGAGATCTTGCAGAACATGTTTCTTTCGTCTGCTTGGAAGGCCTCGAGATGGGCTTCCTCAATGGAAGGAAAAAGAGTGGCTGACTTGGTGGCTGATTGCTCGTTTTGGACTGGAgcagaattggttgttaaggCGACCATACCACTTGTGCGTGTTATAGACTTGATAACAAAGAATAATAACCCACAATTGGgtaatatatatgagataatGGATCAGGCCAAAGAAACAATCAGAGAGGAACTCAGTGACAAGGAATCTACATACATGCCATTTTGGAAGGCAATTGATGACATCTGGAATGGACGTTTACATAGCCCTCTCCATGCCGCAGGGTATTTCTTGAATCCGAAGTTATTTTATGTTAATGATTTCTATACAGATTCAGAAATTACCAGCGGCCTTCTGTGCTGTATTGTACGTTTGGTTGAAGATCCTGGTTGTCAAGATATGATAAGTTTGCAGATTGAAGAGTATCGTGCAGCAAAGGGTAATTTTGGTCAAGGAAGTTCCGATCTGCAGTCTTCTCTAG AAAGCTGGTGGTTCAAGTATGGAAGTGGATATCCTCAGTTGCAGCAACTTGCTATTCGAATCTTAAGCCAGACATGTACTGGTGGCACAAAATATAATCTGAAGAGGAGCTTGGCTGAGAAGTTACTCACTACAGGGAGGAACCCAATAGAGCAAGAGAGGCTGGCTGCAATGGTATTTGTGCATTATAATCTACAACTTCAAAATTTCAACCTAGGTATAGCAAATGACTTAGCAAGTGAAGACATTGACCCGATGGATGACTGGCTAGTTGACAGATCACAACCTGTTCTGACTCAGAGAGACCAAGAGAGAGATGAATTTACATGGAAGGAGTTGGATTGTGGTTACACAATAAATGGCAGAGTGGAAGGTAATTCTGGATATTCTAAGTTTCATCCTAAAAAAGAGCCCCATTCAATTTGA
- the LOC113752917 gene encoding uncharacterized protein LOC113752917 isoform X2, translating to MASKDLWAKIQDHGTALDEKKTRIRCNYCGKVVSGFSRLKYHLGGIRGNVVPCVQVPNNVMEVFRDELLEKNTGNVSREVGELCSPNLPSRRNSLPRPNSAEPYHPGRTKTSGMGSEKRRKIAAPSENHGSLSASGTNMTLGSQSAASNQCSSSREFQKLIGRFFYETGIDLDAARCPSFQKMMNAKFGSEHTAYPIPSSEDLRGWILQESVEEMQQYVREIKSSWMKTGCSILLDGWEELTGRKLLNVLVACPKGTIYIRSADISGFDEEGSCMLEFLDDVLKEVDVQNVVQIIANSKSSWMETVGKLVMGKYKTLFWTVCASHCLELMLEKMGTMNKVKETIDKAKTITRFVHSHATVLKLLRSHTSIKYLVRQSKFKLTEPFLTLENMVSEQEILQNMFLSSAWKASRWASSMEGKRVADLVADCSFWTGAELVVKATIPLVRVIDLITKNNNPQLGNIYEIMDQAKETIREELSDKESTYMPFWKAIDDIWNGRLHSPLHAAGYFLNPKLFYVNDFYTDSEITSGLLCCIVRLVEDPGCQDMISLQIEEYRAAKGNFGQGSSDLQSSLESWWFKYGSGYPQLQQLAIRILSQTCTGGTKYNLKRSLAEKLLTTGRNPIEQERLAAMVFVHYNLQLQNFNLGIANDLASEDIDPMDDWLVDRSQPVLTQRDQERDEFTWKELDCGYTINGRVEECADSPSQECFILGV from the exons ATGGCTTCAAAGGATCTTTGGGCTAAAATTCAAGACCATGGGACAGCTCTTGATGAGAAGAAGACGCGAATCAGGTGCAATTATTGTGGAAAGGTTGTCAGTGGGTTTAGTCGCCTTAAGTACCACTTAGGAGGAATCCGGGGTAATGTGGTTCCTTGTGTGCAAGTTCCTAACAATGTGATGGAAGTATTTCGAGATGAGTTACTTGAAAAGAATACAGGAAATGTCAGTAGGGAAGTTGGGGAACTTTGTTCCCCTAACCTCCCTTCAAGGAGAAACTCATTGCCTCGTCCAAATTCTGCAGAGCCTTATCATCCAGGGCGTACAAAAACTTCTGGCATGGGAAGTGAAAAACGGCGGAAGATTGCTGCACCATCTGAAAACCATGGATCTCTGTCAGCCTCTGGTACCAATATGACACTTGGTTCTCAATCAGCTGCGAGTAACCAATGTTCCTCTTCAAGGGAATTTCAGAAGCTGATAGGTAGATTCTTCTATGAAACAGGAATTGACTTGGATGCTGCAAGATGTCCTAGCTTTCAGAAAATGATGAATGCGAAGTTTGGTTCTGAACATACAGCATACCCGATTCCTAGCTCTGAGGATTTAAGAGGGTGGATCCTGCAGGAATCAGTGGAAGAGATGCAACAGTATGTGAGAGAGATTAAGAGTTCATGGATGAAGACAGGGTGTAGCATCTTGTTGGATGGGTGGGAAGAGTTGACAGGTCGGAAACTTCTGAATGTTCTAGTGGCCTGCCCAAAAGGTACAATTTACATTCGATCTGCAGACATTTCTGGGTTTGATGAGGAGGGCAGTTGCATGCTGGAATTCCTGGATGATGTCCTCAAGGAAGTTGATGTTCAGAATGTAGTCCAAATCATTGCAAACTCCAAGTCATCCTGGATGGAGACTGTTGGCAAACTGGTGATGGGAAAATACAAGACACTTTTCTGGACAGTTTGTGCTTCTCATTGTCTAGAACTTATGTTGGAGAAAATGGGGACAATGAATAAGGTTAAAGAGACAATAGATAAGGCAAAAACTATCACAAGATTTGTGCATAGCCATGCAACTGTTCTGAAACTTCTGAGAAGTCACACTTCCATCAAGTACTTGGTtagacaatccaagttcaagTTGACAGAGCCTTTCTTAACTCTTGAGAATATGGTCTCTGAACAAGAGATCTTGCAGAACATGTTTCTTTCGTCTGCTTGGAAGGCCTCGAGATGGGCTTCCTCAATGGAAGGAAAAAGAGTGGCTGACTTGGTGGCTGATTGCTCGTTTTGGACTGGAgcagaattggttgttaaggCGACCATACCACTTGTGCGTGTTATAGACTTGATAACAAAGAATAATAACCCACAATTGGgtaatatatatgagataatGGATCAGGCCAAAGAAACAATCAGAGAGGAACTCAGTGACAAGGAATCTACATACATGCCATTTTGGAAGGCAATTGATGACATCTGGAATGGACGTTTACATAGCCCTCTCCATGCCGCAGGGTATTTCTTGAATCCGAAGTTATTTTATGTTAATGATTTCTATACAGATTCAGAAATTACCAGCGGCCTTCTGTGCTGTATTGTACGTTTGGTTGAAGATCCTGGTTGTCAAGATATGATAAGTTTGCAGATTGAAGAGTATCGTGCAGCAAAGGGTAATTTTGGTCAAGGAAGTTCCGATCTGCAGTCTTCTCTAG AAAGCTGGTGGTTCAAGTATGGAAGTGGATATCCTCAGTTGCAGCAACTTGCTATTCGAATCTTAAGCCAGACATGTACTGGTGGCACAAAATATAATCTGAAGAGGAGCTTGGCTGAGAAGTTACTCACTACAGGGAGGAACCCAATAGAGCAAGAGAGGCTGGCTGCAATGGTATTTGTGCATTATAATCTACAACTTCAAAATTTCAACCTAGGTATAGCAAATGACTTAGCAAGTGAAGACATTGACCCGATGGATGACTGGCTAGTTGACAGATCACAACCTGTTCTGACTCAGAGAGACCAAGAGAGAGATGAATTTACATGGAAGGAGTTGGATTGTGGTTACACAATAAATGGCAGAGTGGAAG AATGTGCAGATTCTCCGAGTCAAGAGTGCTTCATCCTAGGGGTTTGA
- the LOC113752515 gene encoding uncharacterized protein LOC113752515, producing the protein MRNENQFATLVQEKTYNMHSPTYNMHSPSMFHQSKHKFCTIQAVLANQKLSWVNARFCFQNIFQKYWYMSCVKCHRQTSANYGHTFTCNHCNERQTATPRCRFDVDLTDDTGVMTASVFGELAEQLLGISAVAAMDFYNRTKNSHSN; encoded by the exons ATGAGGAATGAGAACCAGTTTGCTACGCTGGTTCAGGAAAAAACGTATAACATGCATAGTCCAACGTATAACATGCATAGTCCGAGTATGTTTCATCAGTCAAAACACAAGTTTTGTACGATACAGGCTGTTCTAGCAAATCAGAAG CTCTCGTGGGTGAATGCTCGTTTCTGTTTCCAAAACATATTCCAAAAATATTGGTATATGTCTTGTGTTAAGTGTCATCGTCAGACATCGGCCAATTATGGGCACACTTTTACCTGCAATCACTGTAATGAAAGGCAAACTGCGACCCCAAG GTGTCGCTTTGATGTTGATCTCACTGATGATACCGGCGTTATGACAGCCTCTGTATTTGGTGAATTAGCCGAACAATTACTTGGAATTTCTGCAGTTGCGGCAATGGATTTTTATAACAG AACGAAGAATTCCCACTCGAACTAA
- the LOC113752917 gene encoding uncharacterized protein LOC113752917 isoform X3: protein MASKDLWAKIQDHGTALDEKKTRIRCNYCGKVVSGFSRLKYHLGGIRGNVVPCVQVPNNVMEVFRDELLEKNTGNVSREVGELCSPNLPSRRNSLPRPNSAEPYHPGRTKTSGMGSEKRRKIAAPSENHGSLSASGTNMTLGSQSAASNQCSSSREFQKLIGRFFYETGIDLDAARCPSFQKMMNAKFGSEHTAYPIPSSEDLRGWILQESVEEMQQYVREIKSSWMKTGCSILLDGWEELTGRKLLNVLVACPKGTIYIRSADISGFDEEGSCMLEFLDDVLKEVDVQNVVQIIANSKSSWMETVGKLVMGKYKTLFWTVCASHCLELMLEKMGTMNKVKETIDKAKTITRFVHSHATVLKLLRSHTSIKYLVRQSKFKLTEPFLTLENMVSEQEILQNMFLSSAWKASRWASSMEGKRVADLVADCSFWTGAELVVKATIPLVRVIDLITKNNNPQLGNIYEIMDQAKETIREELSDKESTYMPFWKAIDDIWNGRLHSPLHAAGYFLNPKLFYVNDFYTDSEITSGLLCCIVRLVEDPGCQDMISLQIEEYRAAKGNFGQGSSDLQSSLESWWFKYGSGYPQLQQLAIRILSQTCTGGTKYNLKRSLAEKLLTTGRNPIEQERLAAMVFVHYNLQLQNFNLGIANDLASEDIDPMDDWLVDRSQPVLTQRDQERDEFTWKELDCGYTINGRVEDSPSQECFILGV from the exons ATGGCTTCAAAGGATCTTTGGGCTAAAATTCAAGACCATGGGACAGCTCTTGATGAGAAGAAGACGCGAATCAGGTGCAATTATTGTGGAAAGGTTGTCAGTGGGTTTAGTCGCCTTAAGTACCACTTAGGAGGAATCCGGGGTAATGTGGTTCCTTGTGTGCAAGTTCCTAACAATGTGATGGAAGTATTTCGAGATGAGTTACTTGAAAAGAATACAGGAAATGTCAGTAGGGAAGTTGGGGAACTTTGTTCCCCTAACCTCCCTTCAAGGAGAAACTCATTGCCTCGTCCAAATTCTGCAGAGCCTTATCATCCAGGGCGTACAAAAACTTCTGGCATGGGAAGTGAAAAACGGCGGAAGATTGCTGCACCATCTGAAAACCATGGATCTCTGTCAGCCTCTGGTACCAATATGACACTTGGTTCTCAATCAGCTGCGAGTAACCAATGTTCCTCTTCAAGGGAATTTCAGAAGCTGATAGGTAGATTCTTCTATGAAACAGGAATTGACTTGGATGCTGCAAGATGTCCTAGCTTTCAGAAAATGATGAATGCGAAGTTTGGTTCTGAACATACAGCATACCCGATTCCTAGCTCTGAGGATTTAAGAGGGTGGATCCTGCAGGAATCAGTGGAAGAGATGCAACAGTATGTGAGAGAGATTAAGAGTTCATGGATGAAGACAGGGTGTAGCATCTTGTTGGATGGGTGGGAAGAGTTGACAGGTCGGAAACTTCTGAATGTTCTAGTGGCCTGCCCAAAAGGTACAATTTACATTCGATCTGCAGACATTTCTGGGTTTGATGAGGAGGGCAGTTGCATGCTGGAATTCCTGGATGATGTCCTCAAGGAAGTTGATGTTCAGAATGTAGTCCAAATCATTGCAAACTCCAAGTCATCCTGGATGGAGACTGTTGGCAAACTGGTGATGGGAAAATACAAGACACTTTTCTGGACAGTTTGTGCTTCTCATTGTCTAGAACTTATGTTGGAGAAAATGGGGACAATGAATAAGGTTAAAGAGACAATAGATAAGGCAAAAACTATCACAAGATTTGTGCATAGCCATGCAACTGTTCTGAAACTTCTGAGAAGTCACACTTCCATCAAGTACTTGGTtagacaatccaagttcaagTTGACAGAGCCTTTCTTAACTCTTGAGAATATGGTCTCTGAACAAGAGATCTTGCAGAACATGTTTCTTTCGTCTGCTTGGAAGGCCTCGAGATGGGCTTCCTCAATGGAAGGAAAAAGAGTGGCTGACTTGGTGGCTGATTGCTCGTTTTGGACTGGAgcagaattggttgttaaggCGACCATACCACTTGTGCGTGTTATAGACTTGATAACAAAGAATAATAACCCACAATTGGgtaatatatatgagataatGGATCAGGCCAAAGAAACAATCAGAGAGGAACTCAGTGACAAGGAATCTACATACATGCCATTTTGGAAGGCAATTGATGACATCTGGAATGGACGTTTACATAGCCCTCTCCATGCCGCAGGGTATTTCTTGAATCCGAAGTTATTTTATGTTAATGATTTCTATACAGATTCAGAAATTACCAGCGGCCTTCTGTGCTGTATTGTACGTTTGGTTGAAGATCCTGGTTGTCAAGATATGATAAGTTTGCAGATTGAAGAGTATCGTGCAGCAAAGGGTAATTTTGGTCAAGGAAGTTCCGATCTGCAGTCTTCTCTAG AAAGCTGGTGGTTCAAGTATGGAAGTGGATATCCTCAGTTGCAGCAACTTGCTATTCGAATCTTAAGCCAGACATGTACTGGTGGCACAAAATATAATCTGAAGAGGAGCTTGGCTGAGAAGTTACTCACTACAGGGAGGAACCCAATAGAGCAAGAGAGGCTGGCTGCAATGGTATTTGTGCATTATAATCTACAACTTCAAAATTTCAACCTAGGTATAGCAAATGACTTAGCAAGTGAAGACATTGACCCGATGGATGACTGGCTAGTTGACAGATCACAACCTGTTCTGACTCAGAGAGACCAAGAGAGAGATGAATTTACATGGAAGGAGTTGGATTGTGGTTACACAATAAATGGCAGAGTGGAAG ATTCTCCGAGTCAAGAGTGCTTCATCCTAGGGGTTTGA
- the LOC113752514 gene encoding putative late blight resistance protein homolog R1A-3 — MGMPGIGKTTLGNSIYENPLVPLCFHAHARCHVSHAYEKRRLLLEILQLVCGETDQVWKMEDEDLALKLYQSLKGKKYFIFLDDLWDIKPWNDIKASFPDDERGSRIMFTSRFQHIALETGCMSVTYPFNPISESRTWELLQVKLFGKERCPQELLEVGQKIAAEC; from the coding sequence ATGGGAATGCCTGGCATTGGTAAAACAACACTAGGCAATTCAATATATGAAAATCCTTTGGTTCCCTTATGCTTTCATGCTCATGCAAGGTGTCACGTCAGTCATGCATATGAAAAGAGAAGACTGTTGCTTGAAATTTTACAGCTAGTTTGTGGGGAAACTGACCAAGTATGgaaaatggaggatgaagaTTTAGCTCTAAAGTTGTATCAAAGTCTCAAGGGCAAGAAGTATTTCATCTTCTTGGATGATTTGTGGGATATTAAACCATGGAATGATATAAAAGCCTCTTTCCCAGATGATGAGAGAGGTAGTAGAATTATGTTCACAAGCAGATTTCAACATATTGCTTTGGAAACTGGATGCATGAGCGTTACTTACCCTTTCAATCCAATATCAGAATCTAGGACCTGGGAATTGCTGCAAGTCAAGCTATTTGGAAAAGAAAGATGCCCTCAAGAACTTCTCGAAGTTGGacagaaaattgcagcagaaTGCTGA